GCGAGCTCCAGCTTGCACAGACCGACCAGCAGGAAGGTCGCGGGTGTCAGCGGGCTGACGGGAAAACCGGTGGTGTGTACGCCCAGCAGCGAAGCCTGCGCCACTTGCACCGGGTCCACACCCAGCGAACGGCCGACTTCAGCGATTACCGGCATGACGCCGAAGTAGAACGAATCAGGATCGAACAGCAGGCTCAGCGGCATCGAGATGAAACCCACCACGGCCGGAATCAGGCTGCCGTGCCCCGGCGGAATCTGCTGCACGGCCACTTCGGCCATGGCCTTGAGCATGCCGGTGCCCTGCATGATGCCGGTGAACACCCCGGCGGCCAGGAGAATGCTCGCCATGGTCAGCGCGGTCTTGGCGTGGGCGTCGATGCGCTGGCGTTGCTGATCCACATTGGGGTAGTTCAGGCACAGCGCCGCCACGGTGCCGAGCATGAACATCACCACCGGGTCGACCCAGCCGGCAATCATCACCGCCATCACCACGATGGACAGCGTCAGGTTCAGCCAGAACTTGCCTGGCTGGCGCAGGCTCTGCTCTTCCGGCGTCAATACGCGCTGCGGTGCAGCGGCCTGGCTGCCAGCGGTCAGGCCCAGACGCTTCTCCTCGCGCCAGCCCAGCCACCAGGCACTGGCGAAGACGAAGGCCAGGCCCACCAGTTGCACCGGGATCAGCGGCTGGAACAGATCGGCGACGGGAACGTGCAAGGCCGCCGACGAACGCAGCACCGGGCCGGTCCAGGGCAGGAAATTCACCCCGGCGGCCATCGCCGCCACGCAGGCCAGTATGCGCCGGTCGATGCCCAGCCGCGTATACAGCGGCAGCATCGCCGGGACCGTGACCAGAAAGGTCACTGCCCCGGAGCCGTCCAGGTGCACCAGCAAAGCGAGCAGGGCGGTGCCGCAGACGATCCGGGTCGGGCGCGTGCCCACGGCGCGCAGGATGCGGTCGATGATCGGGTCGAGCATGCCGGCGTCGGTCATCACCCCGAAGAACAGGATGGCGAAGATGAACATGCCCACCACCGGTGCCACGTTCTTGATACCGGTGAGAATGAAACCGCTGGTCTGCAGACCGAAGCCGGCCAGCAAGGCGGCGGCCACGGGTAGCGCGATCAGCGCCACCAGGGGGGAGAGACGCTTGCTCATCACGGCGACGAGCAGGCAGAGAATCGTGATGACGCCGTAAAGCGCAAGCATGGGGACACTCCGGATTGTTTTTGTTGTTGTGCCGAGTATCGGGAACGGGCGAATTGCCTGTAAATTGCAATTACCTGGTGGTCACATTCGAAAAAATTAAATGAAGAATGCCCTGCAGCACATTCGTGCCTTTCTTGCCGTGGTGCATCGTGGCAATTTCGCCCGCGCCGCCGACGACCTGCACCTTTCGCCCTCGGCGCTGACCGTGCAGATTCGCCAGCTCGAAGGCTGGCTGGGCATCAGCCTGCTGGAGCGCAGCCCGCGCCACGTCGAGCTGACCGCCGCCGGCCGCGAAGCGCTGCCGGCCATGGAAAAGCTGCTGCTGGATTTCGCCAACATCGTCAACGCCGGGCAGGGGCTGGCTGCGCTGCGCCGTGGAGTGGTGAGTGTCGCCGCCCTGCCTTCGCTGTGCTCCAGTGCTCTGCCTGAATGCCTGGCGGTGTTCCGCGGCGAGTTTCCCGGCATCGAAGTGCGCCTGCGCGACGTCGTGGCTGATCGTATCTGCGAGCTGGTGCGTGATGGCGACGTTGATTTCGGGCTCGGAGTGCGACCGCGGATGGTCCATGGGCTGGATTTCCAGACGCTGATGCAGGACCGCCTGTGCCTTTTCGTGCCCATCGGCCACCCGCTGGCCGATGGCACCCTGACGCTGGCCGACCTCGACGACCAGCCGATGATATTGACGGGGCGTGACAGCAGCGTGCGGGTGCAGATCGAGCAGGTGTTTCAGCTCGGTGGCTTGGCGTTGCGCCCGGTGCTGGAGGCCAACTACATGTCGACGGTGCTTGCCCTGGTGCGCAACGGCCTGGGAATCGCCTTGCTGCCCGAGTCCGCTGACGATGGCGACCCGCGCCTGGTACGGCGGCACCTGAGCGAACCGGGTCTGGCGCGCGAGCTTGGGGTGATCACCCGCCAGGGCTACGGGTTGTCGCCAGCGGCCTTGCGTCTGGTGGAATGCCTGGAGGAACTGTCGAACGCCGAGCCTGTGCCAGACAAGACAAGGCCCTGAATGTCCAGGACCTTTTACCGGCTGTTTTCAATCGCTCGCTGATCAGGTCTTGAAGCGACCGACCAGCGTTTGCAGGTGCGTCCCGAGGCGCGCCAGCTCGACGCTCGAAGCGGCCGTTTCATCACTGCCGGCAGAGGTCTGTTCGGACAACTGGCGTACATTGAGCACGCTGCGATTGATCTCGTCAGCCACCGCGCTCTGTTGTTCGGAGGCGGTGGCAATCTGCAGGTTCATCGATTCAATGGTGGCCACCGAACGGGTAATGCTCAGCAGCGAGGTGCCGGTGCGACGCGTCAGCTCGACGCTGTTGCCGGTCAGCGCGCGGCTCTTGTCGAGAGCTTCGGCGACCTGCTCGGTGCGCCGGTGCAGGCTGCTGATCAGCGCCTCGATCTCCTCGGTGGACATCTGCGTGCGTTGCGCCAGGCTGCGCACTTCATCGGCGACCACGGCAAAACCGCGTCCGGCCTCACCGGCCCGGGCCGCTTCGATGGCGGCGTTGAGGGCCAACAGGTTGGTCTGCTGGGCAACCGACTTGATCACATCCAGAACGCTGCCGATCTTGTCGCTTTCCTGTTTCAGCTCGGCCATGGCTGCCGTGGAGTTGCCGACCTCGGCATCCAGGTGGGTGATCTGCTCGATCGCCTGGTT
The Pseudomonas sp. DTU_2021_1001937_2_SI_NGA_ILE_001 DNA segment above includes these coding regions:
- a CDS encoding LysR family transcriptional regulator; this translates as MKNALQHIRAFLAVVHRGNFARAADDLHLSPSALTVQIRQLEGWLGISLLERSPRHVELTAAGREALPAMEKLLLDFANIVNAGQGLAALRRGVVSVAALPSLCSSALPECLAVFRGEFPGIEVRLRDVVADRICELVRDGDVDFGLGVRPRMVHGLDFQTLMQDRLCLFVPIGHPLADGTLTLADLDDQPMILTGRDSSVRVQIEQVFQLGGLALRPVLEANYMSTVLALVRNGLGIALLPESADDGDPRLVRRHLSEPGLARELGVITRQGYGLSPAALRLVECLEELSNAEPVPDKTRP
- a CDS encoding citrate:proton symporter gives rise to the protein MLGTTTKTIRSVPMLALYGVITILCLLVAVMSKRLSPLVALIALPVAAALLAGFGLQTSGFILTGIKNVAPVVGMFIFAILFFGVMTDAGMLDPIIDRILRAVGTRPTRIVCGTALLALLVHLDGSGAVTFLVTVPAMLPLYTRLGIDRRILACVAAMAAGVNFLPWTGPVLRSSAALHVPVADLFQPLIPVQLVGLAFVFASAWWLGWREEKRLGLTAGSQAAAPQRVLTPEEQSLRQPGKFWLNLTLSIVVMAVMIAGWVDPVVMFMLGTVAALCLNYPNVDQQRQRIDAHAKTALTMASILLAAGVFTGIMQGTGMLKAMAEVAVQQIPPGHGSLIPAVVGFISMPLSLLFDPDSFYFGVMPVIAEVGRSLGVDPVQVAQASLLGVHTTGFPVSPLTPATFLLVGLCKLELADHQRFTLPFLFAASVLMTLAALAFGVF